ACGTTTGGAGATTGGATTTCACTATATTGCGACTCAAGGTATTGCCCCAATTTGGATTGGTGAATTTGGTGGAAATCAAGTAGATACTAAATCTAATGAGGGGATTTGGCAGAGATGGTTTGTTGATTATATCAATCAGAAAAAGCTTAGCTTTACCTATTGGTGCTGGAATCCCAATAGCAAAGATACCGGAGGTATTCTACTAGATGATTGGAAAACTATTAATACTGATAAGCAAAAACTTTTGGCTCGGCTGCTGCGTTAACAAATAAGGTAAGTAGTTGTCACTCGCTGAGTCGCAAAGCGACACGCTGCGCGTTCGCTAAAGGTCATGCTGAACCTAGCGTCCCTTGCACGTGTCATATCATGTCCGGTGAAAGACTTATCATTAAGACGGCTCTTCCCAGGGAGAAAGAGGATTTCCCGGTTTTTGCACAGATTTTGTAATCACAACTAATTAGCCGGACATGATATCACGCCACTTGCTCCACTTGGGGAGCCAGTGGGTTTGTGTAACCTTGCGTCGCAAAGCACAAGCGCGTGAAACCCCAAGACGAGCCACTGCTGCAGGAGGTGACGACAACCGGCTGCGGTCCTTGTTTCCCGACAGCCAGGCATCTGGCGTCCCTTGTCCCCTTGGGACACGCGCGTCTGCGAACGCGAGTGCGGGCAAGGCAGGGCTATAGAGATACCCGAAGGGGTCTCCCGACCTAGGCATGTGGCGTCCGCAGTGGCTCCCCTTGGGACACGCGCTTACTGTAGGCGCCTTCCAAGAGCATTTTTGCAGGAGATACGCTCCCTTGCCCGCTACGCTAACAGAATGACAACTTTATACCTTCTTGGACTTTTAAAACATCCTCTGAAGTGCCTTCACCAAAACTGATAATTTTTTCTCATTTTTCTCTGCTCAGGTGCTATTTTTAGCATATATTCATAATAATAATACAGTGTTTTCATCAGTCTTATACTAATATATTATTCGACACATCATACATGTATTGAATCATGTTGACAAAAAATCCTCAAAAGATTTTTACTAAACCTTTATCTTTTTATTCAAATAAAAAACCACGCATTTTGGTAGTATCAATGCGTGGTTTTCATTCTGAGGTCTATCGCTCTGTTGACTTTGAATTTGAAGATCTTCTTTGTACTTTTGACTATGCTGATATACTCACTCCTACATTAGCTTCTGGTAAAGTTAATTCATTCAAAAAAAAGCTATCAAACAATACAGCTAGAGCTTTTGTTAAAGGTAAACTTCTCAATTCTGGTTGCATGTCCTCTATTCTAGACAGAGAATACGACTTATTATTTTTTCTCTGTCAACACTTTTGGGATATCACTTCCATAAATTCTATTAAAGGATGGCGAGAAAAATGTCGAAAAACTGTTTTATGGATTGATGAAATCTGGGTAAAAGAAATGGAGGAACAGAAAACTAAACTTTGTTTTGAACTGGCTAAAGATTTTGATTATATCTTTACGACACTAAGTTCTAGTGTTGATGCTATTGCTAATCTGGTTCAGCGTCCTTGTATTTCTTTACCTTTTGCTGTAGATGCTATAAAGTTTTGTCCCTATCCAGAACGACCTCAACGCCATATAGATGTTTATAGCATTGGTCGCCGTTCACCAATAGTACACAAAACTTTGTTGGAAGTAGCGGAACGAAAAAACTTTTTATACCTATTTGATTCTCTGAAAGGTTTACAAATGGGGGACTATAAAGAACATCGAACTTTATATAGTCATTTGATTAAAAGAAGTCGTTATTTTATTGCTAATAAAGCAAAGTTTGATGCTATTGATCAAACAGGTGCTCAAGATGAATTATGTTCTCGCTTTTTTGAAGGCGCTGCTGGCGGAACTGTTATGATTGGGACTCCTCCAGTTTGTGAAGCTTATACAACTTACTTTAATTGGTCTGATGCAGTAATTCAAATTCCTTACGATCCTGCTAATGTAGCGGATATGATCACAGAATTAGATGCACGACCTGATTATGTAAATAGAATTCGTAAAGAGAATGTCATGAATTCGCTACTGCGTCATGACTGGGTGTATCGTTGGGAACAAGTTTTAAAACAAGTAGGACTTGAGAGCACGCCAGAAATGTTATCTCGAAAAACTGACTTAGCAAACTTAGCTGACAAGGTGAAAACTGAGTGTTAAATTTATACCTAAAATCTGTTAGCAATTTGCACTCATTGGGTTC
This portion of the Brasilonema sennae CENA114 genome encodes:
- a CDS encoding glycosyltransferase; protein product: MLTKNPQKIFTKPLSFYSNKKPRILVVSMRGFHSEVYRSVDFEFEDLLCTFDYADILTPTLASGKVNSFKKKLSNNTARAFVKGKLLNSGCMSSILDREYDLLFFLCQHFWDITSINSIKGWREKCRKTVLWIDEIWVKEMEEQKTKLCFELAKDFDYIFTTLSSSVDAIANLVQRPCISLPFAVDAIKFCPYPERPQRHIDVYSIGRRSPIVHKTLLEVAERKNFLYLFDSLKGLQMGDYKEHRTLYSHLIKRSRYFIANKAKFDAIDQTGAQDELCSRFFEGAAGGTVMIGTPPVCEAYTTYFNWSDAVIQIPYDPANVADMITELDARPDYVNRIRKENVMNSLLRHDWVYRWEQVLKQVGLESTPEMLSRKTDLANLADKVKTEC